In Burkholderia lata, the DNA window GCCACGTATCGATGATCGTGTCGGGGTTCAGCGAGATCGACACGATGCCTTCGTCCGTCAGCCATTGCGCGAAGTCCGGGTGATCGGACGGGCCCTGGCCGCAGATACCGACGTACTTGCCCATCTTGCGGCAGGTGTCGATCGCGCGCTTCAGCAGGAACTTGACCGCCGGGTCGCGTTCGTCGAAGTCGACAGCCAGCAGTTCCATACCCGAATCGCGGTCGAGGCCGAGCGTGAGCTGCGTGAGGTCGTTCGAGCCGATCGAGAAACCGTCGAAGAACTGCAGGAAGTCTTCGGCGAGGATCGCGTTGGTCGGGACTTCGCACATCATCACGAGGCGCAGGCCATTTTCGCCGCGCTTCAGACCGAACTTCTCGAGCAGACCGACGACACGCTCCGCCTGCTTCACGGTACGCACGAACGGCACCATGATCTCGACGTTGGTCAGGCCCATCTCGTCGCGCACGCGCTTCAGTGCACGGCACTCCATTTCGAACGCCTGCGCGAAGTCTTCAGCGATGTAACGCGACGCGCCGCGGAAGCCCAGCATCGGGTTTTCCTCGTCCGGCTCGTAACGCGAACCGCCGATCAGCTTCTTGTACTCGTTCGACTTGAAGTCGGACAGACGCACGATGACGGGCTTCGGATAGAACGCCGCCGCGATCGTCGCGACACCTTCCGTCAGCTTGTCGACGTAGAACTGACGCGGCGATGCGTGACCGCGCGCGACGCTCTCGACGGCCTTCTTCAGGTCCTGGTCGATGTTCGGGTACTCGAGGATCGCCTTCGGGTGAACGCCGATGTTGTTGTTGATGATGAACTCGAGACGCGCGAGACCCACGCCGCCGTTCGGCAGTTGCGAGAAGTCGAACGCGAGCTGCGGGTTGCCGACGTTCATCATGATCTTGACCGGGATTTCCGGCAGTTCGCCGCGCTGCACTTCCGTGACTTCCGTCTCGAGCAGGCCGTCGTAGATCTTGCCTTCGTCGCCTTCCGCGCACGACACGGTAACCAGCGCGCCGTCCTTCAGGATGTCGGTCGCATCGCCGCAGCCGACGACTGCCGGCACGCCGAGTTCACGCGCGATGATCGCCGCGTGGCAGGTGCGGCCGCCACGGTTCGTGACGATCGCGGCTGCACGCTTCATCACCGGCTCCCAGTTCGGGTCGGTCATGTCGGCCACCAGCACGTCGCCCGGCTGCACGCGTTCCATTTCCGACGGATCCTGGATCACGCGCACGGGGCCCGCACCGATCTTCTGGCCGATCGCACGACCCGTCGCGAGCACCTGCGACTGGCCCTTCAGCTTGAAGCGCTGTTCGGCCTTGCCGGTCGCCTGGCTCTTCACGGTTTCCGGGCGTGCCTGCAGGATGAAGATCTTGCCGTCGCGGCCGTCCTTGCCCCACTCGATGTCCATCGGACGCTGGTAGTGCTTCTCGATGATGACCGCGTACTTCGCCAGCTCGATCACGTCTTCGTCGGTGATCGAGTAGCGGTTGCGCTGCTCGTGCGGCACGTCGACCGTCTTCACGCGGCCCGGCTCGCCCGGCTGCGTGAATTCCATCTTGATCAGCTTCGAGCCGATCGAGCGGCGGATGATCGGGTACTTGTCCTGTGCGAGCGTCGTCTTGAACACATAGAACTCGTCCGGGTTCACTGCGCCCTGCACGACGGTTTCGCCCAGGCCGTAGCTCGACGTGATGAACACGGCGTCCTTGAAGCCCGATTCGGTGTCGATCGTGAACATCACGCCGGCGGCGCCGACGTCCGAGCGGACCATGCGCTGCACGCCGGCCGACAGGGCGACTTCCGCGTGCGTGAAGCCCTTGTGCACGCGATACGAGATCGCGCGGTCGTTGTACAGCGACGCGAACACGTGCTTCATGCGGTCGAGCACGTCTTCGATGCCGACGACGTTCAGGTACGACTCCTGCTGGCCGGCGAACGATGCGTCGGGCAGGTCTTCCGCGGTCGCGGACGAACGCACGGCGAACGACAGCTCGCCCGGCGAGCTGTTCTTCAGGATTTCGAACTGTTCACGGATTTCCTGCTCGAGACGTGCCTGCATCGGCGCATCGACGATCCACTTGCGGATTTCGGCCCCGGCTTCGGCGAGCGCCTTCACGTCGTCGATGTCGAGCGACTCGAGACGCTTGGCGATGCGGTCGGTAAGGTCGTTGTGCGTGAGGAAATCGCGGAACGCGAGCGCGGTCGTGGCGAAACCGGTGGGTACGCGAACGCCTGCTTCGGAAAGCTGGCTGATCATTTCGCCAAGCGACGCATTCTTGCCGCCGACGATCTCCACATCGGTCATCCGCAACTGCTCGAACGGAATTACATACGCCTGGTCCTTTGCGACGTTTGCTGCGTTAGTCATACAAGCCCCTAAGTGTGAAAAAAATGCTCGATTGCGCAAGTGGGCTTGGACGCGGGCGCTTGCAAAAAGGCGCGACGCGTCTTGCGCAACCTGTTGGAGAAACAATCGCAGCGGCAGATAATCTTCCGACCCGATTTGCAAAAATCCCGGCAGAAGGGCGATATTTGCAGACAAATCGCCAAACTTGCCGGGAATTTTGGAATCGAGCGGCGAAGCCTGGGGCGCCGTTCGCGCCCTGCCCCCGCAATTGCTTATCCAACAGGTTGCCGCTATTCTACCGTGCCGGCTGCCGGATGTGGCGCGACCTTGTCACTGCGTCTGGAGGCGAACCTCCAGCCGCCCGCGCAACCGCCCTTCACGTTCGACGCCCAGATTCATGCTGCCTACCGTATTCATCGTCTCCGACGGCACCGGGATCACTGCCGAAACCTTCGCGCATTCGATCCTCTCCCAGTTCGACCAGAAATTCCGTCTCGTGCGCGTGCCGTTCGTCGACTCGCTCGACAAGGCCTATGCGACCGTCGAGAAGATCAACGAGGCCGCCGTGCACGACGGCCGCCGCGCGATCGTGTTCACGACGCTCGTCGACAGCGAGTCGAACGACATCGTCAAGCGCTCCAACGCACTCGTGCTCGACATGTTCCAGCGCTTCGTCGAACCGCTCGAGCAGGAGCTCGAGCTCAAGTCGAGCCACGCGATGGGCCGCGGCCACCAGAACGCGGATACCGAGGAATACAAGACCCGGATCGAGGCGATCAACTTCTCGCTCGCGCACGACGACGGCCAGTCGAACCGCAACCTGTCGGAAGCCGACGTGATCCTCGTCGGCGTGTCGCGCAGCGGCAAGACGCCGACGAGCCTCTATCTCGCGATGCAGTACGGCGTGAAGGCAGCCAACTATCCGCTGATTCCGGAAGATTTCGAGCGCGGCAAGCTGCCGTCGGCGCTCGCCGCGTACAGCGAGAAGCTGTTCGGGCTGTCGATCGACCCGCAGCGCCTGTCCGAGATCCGTAACGAGCGCCGGCCGGGCAGCAAGTACGCGGCGCCCGAGAACTGTCGCTACGAGATCAACGAAGCCGAAGCGATGATGCGCCGCGAGGGGATCAAGTGGTTGTCGTCGACGCACAAGTCGATCGAGGAAATCGCGACGACGATCCTGCAGGAAATCCGCCTCGACCGGCAGTCGTACTAAGACTGGGCGCTGGCGGCCGCAGGGCCGCCGCCGGAAACAAAAAGGCCGCGTCGAACGCGGCCTTTTTCATGGTGCGGAGCAAGACGCGTGCGGCGTCACGCACGCCGCTGCTGACGCACCTGCTCGAACAGGCAGACCGCAGCCGCGGCCGCGACGTTCAGCGACTCCATCCCGCCCGGCTGCGGGATCGTCACGCGATGCGTGGCCGCGTCGCGCCAGAACGCCGACACGCCGGCCCCCTCGTTGCCGAACACCCAGGCAACCGGCCCCGACAGGTCGCAGTCATAGACCGCCTGCGCGCCGTGCGAGTCGGTCAGCGCGACCGGCACATCGAGGCGCTCGGCGAGCGCGCCGGCTTCGACGTCCTCGTGGATCGACAGCAGGAAATGCGCCCCCATCCCCGAGCGCAGCACCTTCGACGACCATGCGTACGCGGTACCCGGCGCACAGAACACGTGGCGAACGCCTGCGGCCGCCGCGCTGCGCAGGATCGAGCCGACGTTGCCGGCGTCCTGCACGCCGTCGAGCACGACCGACGACTGCGTCACGCGCGCCGGCAGCGGCTGTACCGGCCGGTCGACGAGCAGCAGGAAGCCGACGCCGTTGACGACGTTCGACAACTGCCCGAACAGCGCGTCGGGCAGCGTGACGATCCGTTGCGCATCGACGCGCGCGACGATCGCCTGGGCCTCGGCGTGGCCGAGTGCACCTTCGGTCGTGACGCACAGCTCGGGCGTCGCACCCGTGTCGAGGTACGCGCTTGCGAGATGGAATCCTTCGAGCAGCGCCTGGCCGCCGCGGCGCTGATGGGACGTCGAACCCGCGAGCGCCTTCAGGCGCTTGTACAGCGGGTTGTCGCGGGAAGTAATGCTTTTCATCGAATCAGGTCGAGTGCCGCACGAACCGGCGCGAACGAGCGCCGATGGGCTTCGCACGGGCCGTGCTCGCGCAGTGCGGCAAGGTGTTTCGCGGTGCCGTAGCCCGCATGCACGTTGAAGCCGTACACGGGGAAGCGTTCGTGCAGGTCGACGAGCATGCGGTCACGCGTGACCTTCGCGAGGATCGACGCGGCCGAGATGCTCGGCACGAGCGCGTCGCCGCTGACGATCGCCTCGGCGCGTACCGTCAGCGTCGGGCAGCGGTTGCCGTCGATCTGCGCGAGCGTCGGCAGGACCGACAGCCCTTCGACCGCCCGCTTCATCGCGAGCATCGTTGCGTGCAGGATGTTCAGCGTGTCGATCTCGTCGACGCTCGCCGATGCGACGCAATACGACAGCGAGCGCGCGACGATCAGCTCGTACAGCGCATCGCGCTTCTTCGCGGACAGCGCCTTCGAATCGTCGAGCCCGTCGATCGGCTGCGCCGGATCGAGGATCACCGCGGCGGCCACCACCGGCCCCGCGAGCGGGCCGCGGCCCGCTTCGTCGACGCCGCAGACGATCTCGTCGGGACGGCTGAAATCGAACCCGCCCTGCTCGTCGCTCGACGCGCGACGGCGTGGTGCACGTACTGCGGTCATGCGCGCCCCTTGCGTTGTTCGAGCACGCGCACGACGGCTTCGGCCGCCTTCGCGGCCGTGTTCTGCCGCAGCGAAAGATGCATTTCGGTAAATATTTCGGTCAGCGTGCGGCGGTTCGCGTCGTCGCGCAACTGCGTGAGCGTCGCATCGGCGAGCGCCTCGGGCGTCGCGAAATGCTGCAGCAGCTCGGGCACGACGAAACGCCCCGCCAGGATATTCGGCAAGCCGACGTACGGCAGGTAACCCTGCCGGCGCATGATCTGCCCGGTCAGCCAGGGCACCTTGTACGAGATCACCATCGGCTTCTTCAGCAGCGCGGCTTCCAGCGTGACCGTGCCGCTCTTCACGAGGATCGCGTCGGCAGCCGTCATCGCGACCTGCGAGCGGCCGTCGGTGATCGTCAGCGCGAGCTTCGGATGCGCGTCGACGAGCGGCTGCAGCAGCGCGCGCAGCGCGGGCGTCGCCGCCGGCATCACGAACCGCACGCCGGGCTCGCGTTGCTGCATCAGCGCCATCGCCGCGAAGAACGTCGGGCCGATCAGCGCGATTTCCGAGCGCCGGCTGCCCGGCAGCACCGCGATCACCGGGCCGTCGGCCGGCAGTCCGAGTGCGATGCGCGCACCGTGCGTGTCGGGTTCGAGCGGAATCTCGTCGGCGAGCGGGTGGCCGACGTAGGTCGAGGCAACGCCTGCCTTGTCGAGAATCGCCGGCTCGAACGGGAACAGGCACAGCATGTGGTCGACGGACTTCGCGATCTTCTTGATCCGGCCGCCGCGCCATGCCCAGATCGACGGGCACACGAAGTGGATCGACGGGATGCCCGCGTCGCGCGCGGCCTGTTCGACGTTGAAGTTGAAGTCGGGCGCGTCGACGCCGATGAACGCGTCCGGCCGCTCGGCGAGCAACTGGCGCTTCAGCTCGCCGCGAATCCGCAGGATCTCGGGAATCTGGCCCAGCGCCTCGACATAGCCGCGCACGGTCAGCTTGTCCATCTGCCAGTGCGAGTCGAAGCCCTGCGCGATCATCCGCTGCCCGCCGATCCCGTAGTACTGGGCCGATTCGGGCAGCCGCTCGCGCAGCCCGCCGAGCAGCGACGCGCCGAGCAGGTCGCCCGACGGTTCGCCGGCCACCATCGCGAGCCGGAGCTGAGAGGTCGGAAGCGGCATCGCTTAGCGGATGATGCCGCGTTGCGACGCGTCGATGAACTCGACGAGCGTCTTCACGGCTGCGTCGCCCTCGCCGCCCGCGGCGGCCAGCTCGCGCAACTGCACTTTCGCTTCCTCGAACGACAGGCCGTTCTTGTACAGCAGGCGGTACGCGCTGCGCAGCGCGGAGATCGCGTCGGGCGAGAAACCGCGCCGGCGCAACCCTTCGACGTTGATCCCGTGCGGCTCGGCCTTGTTGCCTGCCGCGATCACGAACGGCGGAATGTCCTGCACGAGCGCGGACGCACCGCCCAGCATCGAGTGCGCACCGATGCGCACGAACTGGTGGACGCCCGACATCCCGCCGACGATCGCCCAGTCGCCGATCTCGACGTGGCCGGCCATCTGTGCGTTGCTCGACAGGATCACGTGGTTGCCGACGGTGCAGTCATGACCGATGTGCACATAGGCCATGATCCAGTTGTCGTCACCGAGCGTCGTCACGCCGACGTCCTGCACGGTACCCGTGTGGATCGTCGTGAATTCGCGGATCGTGTTGCGGTTGCCGATCACGAGCTTCGTCGGCTCGTCCTTGTACTTCATGTCCTGCGGACGACCACCGACCGACGCGTAATGGCCGATGCGGTTGTCCTCGCCGAGCGTCGTATGGCCTTCGATCACGCTGTGCGAGCCGATCGTCGTCCGCGCGCCGATCGTGACATGCGGACCGACGATCGCGTACGGACCGATCTCGACCGATTCGTCGATCTGCGCGCCCGGTTCGACAATCGCGGTGGGATGAATCCTGGTCATGCGCCGTTGCCTCTCGATGTGATGTGTCGCGTTGCGTTGCCTGTCCGTGCCGCGTCGCTCAGGGCGCCACGTCGGTCGTCTTGACCGTGCACATCAGCTCGGCTTCCGCCGCCACCTTGCCGTCCACTTCCGCCACCGCCTTGAATTTCCAGATGCCGCGGATGTAGCGTTCGAACGTCACGTTCAGAATCAGTTGGTCGCCCGGCTCGACCGGACGCTTGAAGCGCGCGCCGTCGATCCCGACGAAGTAGTACAGCGTGTTCTCCGGATCCTTCGGCTGCTCTTCCGAGAAGGTCAGCAGCGCCGCGGCCTGCGCAAGCGCTTCGAGGATCAGCACGCCCGGCATCACCGGCCGCTTCGGGAAATGCCCCTGGAAGTACGGCTCGTTGATCGACACGTTCTTCAGCGCTTTGATTCCCTTGTGCGGTTCGAGTTCGAGCACGCGATCGACGAGCAGAATCGGGTAGCGATGCGGCAGCAGCGTGAGGATCTTGTGGATGTCGAGATTGATTTTTTCAGTGCTCATGATGGTTCGTCTCACGCAGAGGCTGCGCGGTGGTGATGCAAAGGCTGAAGCGGGCCGCCGTGCGGCCCAGTCTGGCAAACCGGGCCGGTTGCGCTGGCCGTACCCGGTTCGAGGTCTCGCATGATGCGCTCAGGCGTCCGTGCCGCCCTGGGCGGCGAGCGCGGCTTCGAGCGCCTTGATGCGCTCGCGCAGCTTGTCGAGGTTGCGCACGAGCGCGGCGCTCTTGTTCCATTCGCCGTGGTCGACGGCCGGGAACGCGCTGGTATAGATGCCGGCCTTCGGCAGCGACTTCGATACGCCCGATTTTGCGGTGATGATGACATAGTCGCCGAGCGTCACGTGGCCGGCGATCCCCGCCGCACCGCCGATCATGCAGTGGCGGCCGATCGTCGTGCTGCCCGCGATCCCGGCGCTGCCGGCGATCACCGTGTAGGCGCCGATCCGGCAGTTGTGGCCGATCTGCACCTGGTTGTCGATCTTCACGCATTCTTCGATGACGGTATCCGCCATCGCGCCGCGGTCGATCGTCGTGTTCGCGCCGATCTCGACGTCCGGCCCGATCGTGACGCCGCCGACCTGCGGGATCTTGACCCAGCTGCCGGTGCGCGCGTCGCCGTCGCCGACGAAATCCGGCGCGAAGCCGAAGCCGTCGGAGCCGATCACGGCGCCCGCATGGATGATCGCGCGCGGGCCGACCTTGCAGCCGTGGTACACCGACGCGTTCGGATACAGGTGCGAGCCCGCGCCGATCGTCGTGCCGCGGCCGACGAATACGTTCGCATCGAGCTGCACGCCGTCTTCGATCACAGCACCGGCCTCGACCGTCACGTGCGGGCCGATCACCGCGCTCGCGGCGACCTGCGCGGCCGGGTCGATCGTCGCGCTCGGATGCACGCCGGCGGCACGCTGCGGCGTAGCCAGGTCGATGAACATCTGCGCGACGCGCGCGAAGTACGCGTACGGATTCGGCGTGACAATGAAGTTGCGGCCGCCAGCGGCCGCGCCGAGCTTTTCCAGATCCTTCGGCGCGATCAGCACCGCGCCGGCGCGGGTCGACTCGACCTGCGACAGGTACTTCGGATTCGCGAGGAACGCGAGTTGCTGCGGGCCTGCCTGGTCGAGCGGTGCGAGCCCGCCCACCTTGCACTGTGCGTCGCCGGCGATCTCGCCGCCGAACCGCTTTACGAGTTCCTCAAGCGTCAATGCCATTCGTCGTCTGCTCCGTTCAGTTCGTCGAGCCGGACGCGAGCGCCTTGAGCACCTTGTCGGTGATGTCGATGCGCGGGCTGACGTACACGGCTTCCTGCACGATCAGGTCGTAATTCTGCTGCTCGGCGATCTGCTTGATGACCTTGTTCGCACGTTCGAGCACGGCCGCCAGTTCCTCGTTGCGGCGCTGGTTCAGGTCTTCGCGGAACTCGCGCTGCTTGCGCTGGAAGTCGGTATCGAGCTGGGCGAGATCGCGTTGCTTCTGCGCGCGGTCGGCCGCCGACAGCGACGCGCCGTTCTTGTCCAGCGAATCGGACATCGACTTCAGGCGCGCCGCCAGATCCTGCAGATCCTTGTCACGCTTCGCGAACTCGGCTTCGAGCTTCGTCTGCGCCGCCTTCGCGGGCACCGACTCGCGCAGGATCCGATCCGAATTGACCGCCGCGATGCGGGCGACGTCCTGTGCGTGCACCGTTGCCGCGCCCAAGGCCAGCGCAACGGTCAGCGCGCACATCACTCGTTTCGAAAACTTACCGGTTAGCAAAATTACCCTCTCGTTGCTGTTGTCATGCGTTCGGTCAGAACGCCGTCCCGATCTGGAACTGGAATTTCTGGTACTGGTCGCCTTCGTGCTTCTGCAGCGGGAAGCCGAGGCTCAGCTTCAGCGGGCCGATCGGCGAGATCCACGCGAGACCCACACCGTAGCCGTAACGCAGGCCGTTGGCGCCCGTACTCGTGCCGCCCGGCGCGTTGCCCCACACGTTACCGCCGTCGAGGAACGTGAACACGCGCAGCGTGCGGTCGTAGCCCGTGCCCGGCAGCGGGAACGTCAGTTCGATGTTGCCGACGAGCATCTTCGAACCGCCGATCGGGTCGTTCGTCTTCGTGTCGCGCGGGCCCAGCGAGCTCGGCTCGTAGCCACGCACGGAGCCGATACCGCCCGCGTAGTAGTTCTTGAAGATCGGGTACGGGTTGCCGATACCGTTACCGTAGCCGCCCTGCAGGTTCATGCCGAGGATGAAGCCGCGCGAGAACGAATAGTAGTACTGGGCCTGCAGGTCGGCCTTGTAGTACTGGATCTTGCCGACCGGCACGCCGTACTCCATGTTCGCCTGCGTGAAGTAGCCGCGGCTCGGAATCAGCGCGCTGTCACGCGCGTCACGCGACCACGCGATCGTCAGCGGCACCGTGTTCGACACGCGGCCGAACTGGTTCACGTAATCCTGGTAGCTCTGCGGCGTGTTCGAATCGACGTCGAGGCGGTTCTGCTCGAAGCCCGCGCCGAAGTAGACGGTGTCGACTTCCGAGAATGGGATGCCGAACTTCAGGTTGCCGCCCGCGCTGATGATCCGGAAGCTCGAGCTCGTCGAATAGTAGAGCGGCTGGTACGTGCGGTAGTAGACGTCCGTGATCCGCTTGATGCCGTCGACCGTGAAGTACGGGTCGACCTGCGTGACGGTCAGCGTACGGTAGCTCTTCGCGGTGTTGACGTTCACCGACAGGCTGGTACCCGAACCGAACACGTTGTCCTGCGACACGCCGGCCGACAGCACGACCTTGTCCGTCGACGAGAAGCCGGCACCCAGCGTGATCGCGCCGGTCGGCTTTTCATCGACCTTCACGTTCACGTCGACCTGGTCGTTCGTACCTTCGACCGGCACCGTCGTCACGTCGACGTTGGTGAAGTAGCCGAGACGGTTCACGCGATCCTTCGACAGCGCGAGGCGGTTCGAATCGAACCACGAGCTTTCGAGCTGGCGCATTTCGCGACGCACCACTTCGTCGCGCGTACGCGTGTTGCCGACGACGTTGATGCGGCGCACGTACACACGGCGGCTCGGATCGACGACGAGGTTCAGGTTCACCTTGTGGTTCGCCTGGTCGATGTCCGGCTGCGCGTTGACGGTCGCGAATGCGTAACCGTACTCACCGAGCTTGTCGACGATCGACTTGGTGGTCTGTTGCAGCTTTTCGGCCGAGAAGCGATCACCCGGCTTGATCTTGATCAGCTTGTTGAGTTCGGCTTCGCGATCGAGCAGGTTGCCCGACAGCTTGATGCCCGACACCGTGTACGGCTCGCCTTCGTGCAGCGTGACCGTCAGGTACATGTCCTTCTTGTCGGGCGAGATCGACACCTGGGTCGAATCGATGTTGAACTCGAGATAGCCGCGGTTCAGGTAGTACGAGCGCACCGCCTCGAGGTCGCCCGTGAGCTTTTCCTTCGAGTACAGGTCGTTCTTCGTGTACCAGGAGAACCAGTTCGGCGTCGACAGCTGCATCTCGTCACGCAGCGTGCTCGTCTTGAACGCCTTGTTGCCGATGAAGTTGATCTGGCGGATCTTCGCGCTCGGACCTTCGGCCACCGCGAACAGGATCGACACGCGGTTCGCGTCGACCGGCGTGACCGTCGTCTTGACCTCGGCCGCGTAGAAGCCGCGCGTGAGGTACTGGCGCTTGAGCTCCTGCTCCGCCTTGTCGACGAGCGCCTTGTCGTAGTAGCGGCCGTCGGCGAGGCCGACTGCGCGCAGTGCCTTCGTCAGGTTGTCCTTGTCGAATTCCTTCGTGCCGGTGAAGTCGATCGACGCGATGGCCGGACGCTCCTGCACCTGCACGATCACGACGTTGCCCTGGGTGGCGATGCGTACGTCGTTGAAGAAGCCCGTCGCGTACAGCGCGCGGATTGCTTCGGATGCCTTGTCGTCCGTGAAGGTATCGCCCTGCTTGATCGGCAGGTAGGCGAACACCGAACCCGCTTCGACGCGCTGCAGCCCCTCGATCTTGATGTCTTGCACCACGAACGGTGCCGCTGCATGCGCCGCGAGGCCGTGCGCGGCGAGCGCGGCCGCTGCAACTGTCTTAGGTACAAAGCGATGAGGTTTGAACAACATGCATCCCCAATATTTAGCTGCATCAAATCAGGCGGCTGCCCAGCGGCCGCCGCCTGACGCTTCAGAAATGGATTAACCGAGCCAGATCGTTGAACAGCGCGATCGCCGACAATGCGACGATGCAGATCAACCCGGCTCTTTGCAGAATCAGCTGCCAGCGCTCCGAGACGGCTTTCCCGGTCGCGGCTTCAACCGCATAATATAACAGATGCCCCCCGTCCAAAACGGGAATCGGCAACAAGTTCAGGACGCCAAGGCTAATGCTGACAAGGGCGAGGAACGACAGGAACGCCGACGGACCGAGCCGCGCACTCTTGCCCGCGTAGTCCGCGATCGTCACCGGGCCGGACAGGTTCTTCAGCGACGCATTGCCCGTGA includes these proteins:
- the bamA gene encoding outer membrane protein assembly factor BamA, coding for MLFKPHRFVPKTVAAAALAAHGLAAHAAAPFVVQDIKIEGLQRVEAGSVFAYLPIKQGDTFTDDKASEAIRALYATGFFNDVRIATQGNVVIVQVQERPAIASIDFTGTKEFDKDNLTKALRAVGLADGRYYDKALVDKAEQELKRQYLTRGFYAAEVKTTVTPVDANRVSILFAVAEGPSAKIRQINFIGNKAFKTSTLRDEMQLSTPNWFSWYTKNDLYSKEKLTGDLEAVRSYYLNRGYLEFNIDSTQVSISPDKKDMYLTVTLHEGEPYTVSGIKLSGNLLDREAELNKLIKIKPGDRFSAEKLQQTTKSIVDKLGEYGYAFATVNAQPDIDQANHKVNLNLVVDPSRRVYVRRINVVGNTRTRDEVVRREMRQLESSWFDSNRLALSKDRVNRLGYFTNVDVTTVPVEGTNDQVDVNVKVDEKPTGAITLGAGFSSTDKVVLSAGVSQDNVFGSGTSLSVNVNTAKSYRTLTVTQVDPYFTVDGIKRITDVYYRTYQPLYYSTSSSFRIISAGGNLKFGIPFSEVDTVYFGAGFEQNRLDVDSNTPQSYQDYVNQFGRVSNTVPLTIAWSRDARDSALIPSRGYFTQANMEYGVPVGKIQYYKADLQAQYYYSFSRGFILGMNLQGGYGNGIGNPYPIFKNYYAGGIGSVRGYEPSSLGPRDTKTNDPIGGSKMLVGNIELTFPLPGTGYDRTLRVFTFLDGGNVWGNAPGGTSTGANGLRYGYGVGLAWISPIGPLKLSLGFPLQKHEGDQYQKFQFQIGTAF